From Stenotrophomonas maltophilia, a single genomic window includes:
- a CDS encoding SMR family transporter — MSRTVPARGALVAWACLTVAIVAEVVGTSFMAHAARDGGWTGYLVMAGALALSYYFLALSVRRIAVGVAYAVWEGLGLTLLTVVGVTVFGESLSLQQLAGLVLAVVGIVCVTLGEAH; from the coding sequence ATGTCCCGCACTGTTCCCGCCCGTGGCGCGCTGGTCGCTTGGGCCTGCCTGACCGTGGCGATCGTCGCCGAAGTGGTCGGTACCTCGTTCATGGCCCATGCCGCCCGTGATGGCGGCTGGACCGGTTACCTGGTCATGGCTGGCGCGCTGGCGCTGTCCTATTACTTCCTGGCGCTCTCGGTGCGTCGCATCGCGGTCGGCGTGGCCTATGCGGTGTGGGAAGGCCTCGGCCTGACCCTGCTGACCGTGGTCGGCGTCACCGTGTTCGGCGAGAGCCTGTCATTGCAGCAGCTGGCCGGCCTGGTGCTGGCGGTGGTCGGCATCGTCTGCGTCACCCTCGGGGAGGCGCACTGA
- a CDS encoding MgtC/SapB family protein codes for MRFIETFQAGPFADTVVSLLAAFVLGTLIGAERQYRQRTAGLRTNVLVAVGAAAFVDLGMRIAGSAEAVRVISYVVSGVGFLGAGVIMKEGMNVRGLNTAATLWCSAAVGSCTGADMLAEGVLLTVLIIAGNTLLRPLVNAINRIPINEAATEATYEVRLSVDAEAVPRVRERLVDALEAAQYPVGDVQVVEHADAPTDVIAVLVSTAVSADELDVVLARMEHVPGVLHATWEVSTRD; via the coding sequence ATGCGCTTCATTGAAACCTTCCAGGCCGGCCCCTTCGCCGACACCGTGGTCAGCCTGCTGGCCGCCTTCGTGCTTGGCACGCTGATCGGCGCCGAACGCCAGTACCGGCAGCGCACCGCCGGCCTGCGCACCAACGTGCTGGTCGCGGTGGGCGCCGCTGCCTTCGTCGACCTGGGCATGCGCATCGCCGGCAGTGCCGAGGCGGTGCGGGTGATCTCCTACGTGGTCTCCGGCGTCGGCTTCCTCGGCGCTGGCGTGATCATGAAGGAAGGCATGAACGTGCGCGGCCTGAACACCGCCGCCACGCTGTGGTGCTCGGCGGCGGTCGGCAGCTGCACCGGTGCGGACATGCTGGCCGAGGGCGTGCTGCTGACGGTGCTGATCATTGCCGGCAACACCCTGCTGCGGCCGCTGGTGAATGCGATCAACCGCATCCCGATCAACGAGGCGGCGACCGAAGCGACCTACGAGGTGCGCCTGAGCGTGGATGCCGAAGCAGTGCCGCGCGTGCGCGAGCGGCTGGTCGATGCACTGGAGGCCGCGCAGTATCCGGTTGGCGATGTGCAGGTGGTCGAACATGCCGACGCGCCCACCGATGTGATCGCGGTCCTGGTCAGCACCGCCGTCAGCGCCGATGAACTGGACGTGGTGCTGGCGCGGATGGAACACGTGCCAGGCGTGCTGCACGCCACCTGGGAAGTCAGTACGCGCGATTGA
- a CDS encoding DUF6959 family protein, translating into MNAQFLPLSMKTETTLSVYGQLGNHAVVRIPGRRLPGLILQADTVAGFLAQLQEAQACLRSGRAQRTDAELDMLIDVLQQWYALIESRLADAGEAL; encoded by the coding sequence ATGAATGCCCAATTCCTGCCTCTTTCCATGAAGACGGAAACCACACTGAGTGTGTACGGCCAGCTCGGCAACCACGCCGTGGTGCGTATTCCCGGGCGGCGGCTGCCGGGGTTGATCCTGCAGGCCGATACCGTGGCGGGGTTCCTGGCCCAGCTGCAGGAAGCCCAGGCCTGCCTGCGCAGCGGCCGCGCACAGCGCACCGATGCCGAGCTCGACATGCTGATCGACGTTCTGCAGCAGTGGTACGCGCTCATCGAATCGCGCCTGGCCGATGCCGGCGAGGCGTTGTAG
- a CDS encoding class I SAM-dependent methyltransferase, with the protein MASTSPVDQSALWNGSGGQVWVAQQAMLDGLFQPLADLLVSELPDTVTQLLDIGCGTGASLLAAAAARPQAHCTGLDISAPMLALARQRAADAGLAADFIVADAQQHPLPPAHYDWIQSRLGVMFFEDSGAAFANLHRAALPGAGLRFIAWRGADENPFMTTAERAIGDALDLPPRVPGAPGQFAFADGQRVRHALLAAGWKDVDVVAVDLPCSIARDDLPTYVGQLGPLGLALRSMPEARAAALRDKALAAFAPFIEGDRVRVEAACWHVSARA; encoded by the coding sequence ATGGCCAGCACATCCCCGGTTGATCAAAGCGCGCTCTGGAATGGCTCTGGCGGGCAGGTATGGGTCGCGCAACAGGCCATGCTCGATGGCCTGTTCCAGCCGCTGGCCGATCTGCTGGTCAGCGAGCTGCCGGATACCGTCACCCAGCTGCTGGACATTGGCTGCGGTACCGGCGCCAGCCTGCTGGCCGCGGCGGCAGCGCGCCCTCAAGCACACTGCACCGGCCTGGACATCTCCGCGCCGATGCTGGCGCTGGCCCGGCAGCGTGCCGCCGACGCAGGACTAGCGGCGGACTTCATCGTGGCCGATGCGCAGCAACATCCGCTGCCGCCGGCACACTACGACTGGATCCAGTCGCGGCTGGGCGTGATGTTCTTTGAGGACAGCGGCGCGGCCTTCGCCAACCTGCACCGCGCGGCGCTGCCCGGCGCCGGCCTTCGTTTCATTGCCTGGCGCGGCGCAGACGAAAATCCGTTCATGACCACCGCCGAGCGCGCCATTGGTGATGCGCTGGATCTGCCGCCGCGCGTGCCCGGCGCTCCGGGACAGTTCGCCTTCGCCGATGGCCAACGCGTGCGGCACGCGCTGCTGGCCGCCGGCTGGAAGGATGTGGATGTGGTCGCCGTGGACCTGCCCTGCTCGATCGCCCGTGATGACCTGCCGACGTACGTAGGCCAGTTGGGCCCGCTGGGTCTTGCCCTGCGCTCGATGCCGGAAGCCCGCGCCGCCGCACTTCGCGACAAGGCACTGGCGGCGTTCGCCCCCTTCATCGAAGGCGACCGCGTGCGCGTGGAGGCCGCCTGCTGGCACGTAAGCGCCCGCGCCTAG
- a CDS encoding MerR family transcriptional regulator, translated as MRELDIGEVVKRSGVPASTLRYYEQLGLLQALGRRGMRRQYDEQVLERLALIGLGQAAGLSLQQIGVSLPPLRGCLTLDRDALLAQAEILQRQISQLQRIRRHLQRAAACPEAQDARRCGSFRKLLRAQQRIARG; from the coding sequence ATGCGTGAACTGGATATCGGCGAGGTGGTGAAGCGCAGTGGCGTGCCGGCCTCGACACTGCGTTACTACGAACAGCTGGGGCTGTTGCAGGCCCTGGGCCGTCGCGGCATGCGCCGGCAGTACGACGAGCAGGTGCTGGAACGGCTGGCACTGATCGGCCTCGGCCAGGCGGCCGGGCTGTCGCTGCAGCAGATCGGGGTATCGCTGCCGCCCCTGCGCGGATGCCTCACGCTGGACCGGGACGCCCTGCTGGCACAGGCCGAGATACTGCAGCGGCAGATCAGCCAGCTGCAGCGGATACGCCGGCACCTGCAGCGGGCAGCGGCCTGCCCGGAGGCGCAGGATGCGCGCCGGTGCGGCTCATTCCGCAAGTTGTTGAGGGCCCAGCAGCGCATCGCGAGAGGGTGA
- a CDS encoding chloride channel protein, with translation MSLPVSPSRLHLAFQGLRLRLRGSDLWFIALALLVGLIAGYLTLLQSGIARWLQGALYGLDEGMRLSSLPSLTWTALLVLPLGGLLVGLVSLAATRLKRPLLDAVEANALHGGRMSMRDNLIVLTQTLLSNGCGASVGLEASYTQMGAGSGSQLGRVMRLRRNDVRILVGAGAAGAIAAAFGAPLAGAFYAFEIVIGAYTPAALAPVAVAALAGAFVADQAGIEAYLLPAASTIDVRAADYAIYGLLGCCCAMVGIAVMRLIASIEGTVKRSPLPLWGRPVVGGLLLIPLALASPQVLSSGHGALHLDLTTHLPLIWIGGLLTLKCLASGISLGFGFRGGLFFASLFMGTLVGALFAGLLAMATGVPVIDATSAALAGMAALAAAVVGAPMTMAMLVLEGTHDFLLTSVVMSAVLVSSTLVRQWFGYSFSTWRMHLRGETIKSARDVGWVQNLNAGRLMRKGVATAPADLDAAAFRQRFPLGSGSRVVLIDGEGHYAGIVQIPRVYGDGVKPETVIGELAENRDVSLSPAADVVSVMQRFDQTQADELAVVTADGQVLGVVSETFVRKRYAEELDKRQRELMGERVEDTD, from the coding sequence ATGTCACTGCCCGTTTCACCATCGCGCCTGCATCTGGCCTTCCAGGGCCTGCGTCTGCGCCTGCGTGGCAGCGACCTGTGGTTCATTGCGCTGGCGCTGCTGGTCGGCCTGATCGCCGGCTACCTGACCCTGCTGCAATCGGGCATCGCGCGCTGGCTGCAGGGCGCGCTGTACGGCCTGGACGAAGGCATGCGCCTGAGCTCCCTGCCCTCGTTGACCTGGACCGCGCTGCTGGTGCTGCCGCTGGGTGGGCTGCTGGTCGGCCTGGTCAGCCTGGCCGCGACCCGGCTCAAGCGGCCCCTGCTCGATGCGGTGGAAGCCAATGCGCTGCATGGCGGCCGCATGTCGATGCGCGACAACCTGATCGTGCTGACCCAGACCCTGCTGTCCAACGGCTGCGGCGCCTCGGTCGGGCTGGAGGCGTCGTATACGCAGATGGGCGCCGGCAGCGGCTCGCAGCTGGGGCGGGTGATGCGCCTGCGCCGCAACGACGTGCGCATCCTGGTCGGCGCTGGTGCCGCCGGTGCCATCGCCGCCGCCTTCGGTGCGCCACTGGCCGGCGCGTTCTACGCCTTCGAGATCGTCATCGGTGCCTACACCCCGGCTGCACTGGCGCCGGTCGCGGTCGCCGCGCTGGCCGGCGCGTTCGTGGCCGACCAGGCCGGCATCGAGGCCTACCTGCTGCCCGCCGCCTCGACGATTGATGTACGCGCCGCCGACTACGCCATCTACGGCCTGCTCGGCTGCTGCTGCGCGATGGTCGGCATCGCGGTGATGCGGCTGATCGCCTCGATCGAAGGCACGGTCAAGCGCAGCCCGTTGCCATTGTGGGGCCGGCCGGTGGTGGGCGGCCTGCTGCTGATTCCACTGGCGCTGGCCAGCCCGCAGGTGCTGTCGTCCGGCCATGGCGCGCTGCACCTGGACCTGACCACGCACCTGCCGCTGATCTGGATCGGCGGCCTGTTGACCCTGAAGTGCCTGGCCTCGGGCATCTCGCTCGGGTTCGGCTTCCGCGGCGGCCTGTTCTTCGCCTCGCTGTTCATGGGAACCCTGGTCGGCGCCCTATTCGCCGGCCTGCTGGCCATGGCCACCGGGGTGCCGGTGATCGACGCCACCTCCGCCGCGCTGGCCGGGATGGCGGCGCTGGCCGCCGCCGTGGTCGGCGCACCGATGACCATGGCCATGCTGGTACTGGAAGGCACCCACGACTTCCTGTTGACCAGCGTGGTGATGAGCGCGGTGCTAGTCTCCAGCACGCTGGTACGGCAATGGTTCGGCTACTCGTTCTCGACCTGGCGCATGCACCTGCGCGGCGAGACCATCAAGAGCGCCCGCGACGTGGGCTGGGTGCAGAACCTCAACGCCGGCCGGCTGATGCGCAAGGGCGTGGCGACCGCCCCTGCCGACCTCGACGCTGCCGCGTTCCGCCAGCGCTTCCCGCTGGGTTCGGGCAGCCGGGTGGTGCTGATCGATGGCGAAGGCCACTACGCCGGCATCGTGCAGATTCCCCGCGTCTATGGCGATGGCGTGAAACCGGAGACCGTGATCGGCGAACTGGCCGAGAACCGTGACGTGTCACTGTCACCGGCCGCGGACGTGGTCAGCGTGATGCAGCGCTTCGACCAGACCCAGGCCGACGAACTGGCCGTGGTCACCGCCGACGGCCAGGTGCTCGGCGTGGTCTCCGAAACCTTCGTGCGCAAGCGCTACGCCGAGGAACTGGACAAGCGCCAGCGCGAACTGATGGGCGAGCGCGTCGAGGACACCGACTGA
- a CDS encoding M14 family metallopeptidase, with the protein MSQAAFYPVGTPGQPWGAAERDQWRGRQQRLRRYDQEVLPRIEALASRFDKVAYGQLDYAGEIYTLFALRSRDWNPALPAALVTGGVHGYETSGVMGALEFLEKHAADYAGKANLLVAPCVNPWGFERINRWNFDAVDPNRNFRADGPARESTAVIELIAPYQGQFVLHIDLHETTDSDESEFRPALAARDGKPFEPGLIPDGFYLVDDTANPQPAFQQAVIAAVEKVTHIAPADDKGEIIGSPVVAHGVIEYPLEKLALCAGITGAKYTTTTEVYPDSPRATPQQCNDAQVAAVCSALDYALAHR; encoded by the coding sequence ATGTCCCAAGCCGCTTTCTACCCCGTCGGAACCCCTGGCCAGCCGTGGGGAGCGGCGGAACGGGACCAGTGGCGTGGCCGCCAGCAGCGCCTGCGTCGCTATGACCAGGAGGTGTTGCCGCGCATCGAGGCACTGGCCTCGCGCTTCGACAAGGTGGCTTATGGCCAGCTCGACTACGCGGGTGAGATCTACACCCTGTTTGCCCTGCGCAGCCGTGACTGGAATCCGGCCCTGCCGGCGGCGCTGGTCACCGGTGGCGTGCACGGCTATGAGACCAGCGGCGTGATGGGTGCGCTGGAGTTCCTCGAGAAGCACGCCGCCGACTATGCCGGCAAGGCCAACCTGCTGGTGGCACCGTGCGTGAACCCGTGGGGCTTTGAGCGCATCAACCGCTGGAACTTCGATGCGGTCGACCCCAACCGCAATTTCCGCGCCGATGGCCCGGCCCGCGAGTCGACTGCCGTGATCGAACTGATCGCGCCCTACCAGGGCCAGTTCGTGCTGCACATCGATCTGCATGAAACCACCGACAGCGACGAGAGCGAGTTCCGCCCGGCCCTGGCGGCGCGTGATGGCAAGCCGTTCGAGCCGGGCCTGATCCCGGATGGCTTCTACCTGGTCGACGACACCGCGAACCCGCAGCCGGCGTTCCAGCAGGCGGTGATCGCCGCGGTGGAGAAGGTCACCCACATCGCCCCGGCCGACGACAAGGGCGAAATCATCGGTTCGCCGGTGGTCGCCCATGGCGTGATCGAGTACCCGCTGGAGAAGCTGGCGCTGTGCGCGGGCATCACCGGTGCGAAGTACACCACCACCACCGAGGTCTACCCGGACAGCCCGCGCGCTACGCCGCAGCAGTGCAACGACGCACAGGTGGCCGCCGTGTGCTCGGCCCTGGACTACGCACTCGCCCATCGTTGA
- a CDS encoding LysR family transcriptional regulator, which produces MPYSPESLQAFVEAAALGSFSAAARRLRKTQSTVSTAIAHLEADLGVSLFDRSGRYPQLTEAGRQVLGHAQEILAADVRLQQLSVRLAAPVEARLTVVFSDVYQLDPELRVLQRFAEAFPEIELEWLDAEGEDVLEVVCSGRAGLGLLPRQERYPDELVARPLAHHSELSIYVARDHPLADAGRRAAAQLARYRQVRLSAEVEHARAATGLAWTATDYLMVMEMTEDGIGWAELPRALVQRYDRGQLVELTLPGWPRRIHSDLLWRRDTPPGPAALWWVDALG; this is translated from the coding sequence ATGCCCTACTCTCCTGAATCCCTGCAGGCCTTCGTCGAAGCCGCAGCGCTCGGCTCGTTCTCGGCGGCAGCGCGCCGGCTGCGCAAGACCCAGTCGACGGTCAGCACCGCCATCGCCCACCTCGAAGCCGACCTGGGCGTGAGCCTGTTCGACCGCAGTGGGCGCTACCCACAGCTGACCGAAGCCGGCCGACAGGTGCTCGGGCATGCCCAGGAGATCCTCGCCGCCGATGTGCGCCTTCAGCAGTTGAGCGTGCGCCTGGCCGCACCGGTCGAAGCGCGCCTGACCGTGGTGTTCTCCGATGTCTACCAGCTTGATCCGGAGCTGCGGGTCCTGCAACGGTTTGCGGAGGCGTTCCCGGAAATCGAGCTGGAATGGCTGGATGCCGAAGGTGAGGACGTGCTGGAAGTTGTATGCAGCGGCAGGGCCGGCCTGGGCCTGCTGCCCAGGCAGGAACGCTATCCCGATGAACTGGTGGCCCGACCGCTGGCCCACCACAGCGAACTATCGATCTATGTGGCGCGCGACCATCCGCTGGCCGACGCCGGCCGCCGCGCGGCAGCCCAGCTGGCCCGGTACCGGCAGGTGCGATTGAGCGCCGAGGTCGAACATGCACGTGCAGCCACCGGGCTGGCGTGGACCGCCACCGACTACCTGATGGTGATGGAGATGACCGAGGACGGCATCGGCTGGGCCGAACTGCCACGCGCGCTGGTACAGCGCTATGACCGTGGGCAGCTGGTGGAACTGACCCTGCCCGGCTGGCCACGGCGTATCCACAGCGACCTGCTGTGGCGCCGCGACACGCCGCCGGGTCCGGCCGCCCTGTGGTGGGTCGACGCGTTGGGGTGA
- a CDS encoding TonB-dependent receptor family protein, with the protein MPINALRPAHLPLAAALALCLLPAASAFAQDSATTLDSIQVSGSWLGTGLHDSVKSFAGARTVVDRQRIEASGAASIGDAMRRIPGVQVTDNSGTAGSSVSLNIGVRGLTGRYSPRSTVLLDGVPLAVAPYGQPQLSFAPTSLSNIESIDVVRGGGAVRYGPQNVGGIINFSTRAIPTGAGLHGEAGVRYTAYDHGGGDSTQYNTFLGGTGDNGLGAALLYSGQDGRGWRQGSDDRFNDLALKFAYAIDEQQELRAKLSYYDVRSLTPGGLTRAQYEADPFQNTRPTDFWKGHRTGIDLGYTNTLSANSEFEVLAYYNESSRASSLINAANTQLTVQPRDYRVLGIEPRYTQRLHWGSTVHDITAGYRFLRERGNDRSYTVTRRTGAASATTRFDNATDAHAFYIDDRIAVGQWRITPGVRMEWIDMDRRQSGGSATFSSRNNKALPSLNIAYLLTPQLTVFGNYTTSFGPVQNIQLNSQSASNPLNPEVAKTTELGARWQDGALRAEITVFKMRFDNQILQVPGITPPTFQNIGATDHKGVESALEYHFAEDSALAGLELYANYTWTKAIQQSGDNRGLDVPFYSRDTDSVGARYALAGWTFNVSSTHQSGQFSDAANTWAETADARVGRVPGVRLWNAQVAWQVPGLGDSEITLGVNNLADKRWYTRNVDGNAGRMVAAPRTFYVQGRYRF; encoded by the coding sequence ATGCCCATCAACGCCCTCCGACCGGCCCACCTGCCGCTGGCCGCCGCCCTCGCCCTGTGCCTGCTCCCGGCCGCCAGCGCCTTCGCCCAGGACAGCGCCACCACGCTGGACAGCATCCAGGTCTCCGGCAGCTGGCTGGGCACCGGCCTGCACGACAGCGTCAAGAGCTTCGCCGGCGCCCGCACTGTGGTCGACCGCCAGCGCATCGAGGCCAGCGGCGCGGCCAGCATCGGCGATGCCATGCGCCGCATCCCCGGCGTGCAGGTCACCGACAACTCCGGCACGGCCGGCAGTTCGGTGTCGTTGAACATCGGCGTGCGCGGCCTCACCGGTCGCTATTCGCCGCGCTCCACCGTACTGCTCGATGGTGTGCCACTGGCGGTGGCGCCGTATGGGCAGCCGCAGCTATCGTTCGCCCCGACCAGCCTGTCCAACATCGAATCGATCGACGTGGTGCGCGGCGGCGGCGCGGTGCGTTACGGGCCGCAGAACGTGGGCGGCATCATCAACTTCAGCACCCGCGCCATTCCGACCGGCGCCGGCCTGCACGGTGAGGCCGGTGTGCGCTACACCGCCTACGATCACGGCGGCGGTGACAGCACCCAGTACAACACCTTCCTCGGCGGCACCGGCGACAACGGGCTGGGCGCCGCCCTGCTCTACTCCGGCCAGGACGGCCGCGGCTGGCGCCAGGGCAGCGATGATCGCTTCAACGATCTCGCACTGAAGTTCGCCTACGCCATCGACGAACAGCAGGAACTGCGTGCCAAGCTGTCCTACTACGATGTGCGCTCACTGACTCCGGGCGGCCTGACCCGCGCGCAGTACGAGGCCGATCCGTTCCAGAACACCCGCCCGACCGACTTCTGGAAGGGCCATCGCACCGGCATCGATCTGGGCTACACCAACACGCTGTCGGCCAACAGCGAGTTCGAGGTGCTGGCCTATTACAACGAGAGCAGCCGTGCCAGCTCGCTGATCAATGCCGCCAACACCCAGCTGACCGTGCAGCCGCGCGACTACCGCGTGCTCGGCATCGAGCCGCGCTACACCCAGCGCCTGCACTGGGGCAGCACCGTGCATGACATCACCGCCGGCTACCGCTTCCTGCGCGAGCGCGGCAACGACCGCAGCTACACCGTGACCCGCCGCACCGGTGCGGCCAGCGCCACCACCCGCTTCGACAACGCCACCGACGCCCACGCGTTCTACATCGACGACCGCATCGCGGTCGGCCAGTGGCGGATCACCCCGGGCGTGCGCATGGAGTGGATCGACATGGACCGCCGCCAGTCCGGCGGCAGCGCGACCTTCAGCAGCCGCAACAACAAGGCCCTGCCCTCGCTCAACATCGCCTACCTGCTGACCCCGCAGCTGACCGTGTTCGGCAACTACACCACCTCGTTCGGGCCGGTGCAGAACATCCAGCTGAATTCGCAGAGCGCCAGCAACCCGCTGAACCCGGAAGTGGCCAAGACCACCGAGCTGGGCGCGCGTTGGCAGGACGGCGCACTGCGCGCGGAAATCACCGTGTTCAAGATGCGCTTCGACAACCAGATCCTGCAGGTGCCGGGCATCACCCCGCCGACCTTCCAGAACATCGGCGCCACCGACCACAAGGGCGTGGAAAGCGCGCTGGAATACCACTTCGCCGAGGACAGCGCGCTGGCCGGGCTGGAGCTGTACGCCAACTACACCTGGACCAAGGCGATCCAGCAGTCCGGCGACAACCGCGGCCTGGACGTGCCGTTCTATTCGCGCGACACCGACAGCGTGGGTGCCCGTTACGCACTGGCCGGCTGGACCTTCAACGTTTCCAGCACCCACCAGAGTGGCCAGTTCTCCGATGCGGCCAACACCTGGGCCGAGACCGCCGACGCGCGCGTGGGCCGCGTGCCCGGCGTGCGCCTGTGGAACGCTCAGGTGGCCTGGCAGGTGCCGGGGCTGGGCGACAGCGAGATCACGCTGGGCGTGAACAACCTGGCCGACAAGCGCTGGTACACCCGCAACGTCGACGGCAACGCCGGGCGCATGGTGGCCGCGCCGCGCACCTTCTACGTGCAGGGCCGCTACCGCTTCTGA
- a CDS encoding OmpA family protein, with protein sequence MKQHRIARAGHVAATLGLILGIGLLAACRSHAPAADGPAEATAVHFPEASKASLKEGTYPDVADLRRFAPGMSKRQLYTLLGTPHFNEGMWGVREWNYLFNFRTAQGAEYFTCQFQVRFDGKGIAQAGYWKPESCAAVLDPPRPPAPPAPPPAPLPEQPLRLSADALFGFDSAVLSAEGQQAVQGILAQVREAAQVQSIRVTGYTDRIGSASYNQALSQRRADAVRNALVQGGVPAGSISAEGRGAAEPIVQCEQRNRRELIACLAPNRRVQIAGMAHPR encoded by the coding sequence ATGAAACAGCATCGCATCGCCCGGGCCGGCCACGTTGCCGCGACACTGGGCCTGATCCTGGGAATCGGCCTGCTGGCCGCCTGTCGCAGCCATGCGCCGGCCGCCGATGGCCCCGCCGAAGCCACCGCCGTGCATTTCCCGGAGGCATCGAAAGCCTCGCTGAAGGAAGGCACCTATCCCGACGTCGCCGATCTGCGCCGCTTTGCGCCGGGGATGAGCAAGCGCCAGCTTTACACCCTGCTGGGCACGCCGCACTTCAACGAAGGCATGTGGGGCGTGCGTGAATGGAACTACCTGTTCAACTTCCGGACCGCGCAGGGCGCGGAGTACTTCACCTGCCAGTTCCAGGTGCGCTTCGACGGCAAGGGCATTGCCCAGGCCGGGTACTGGAAGCCGGAATCGTGCGCGGCCGTGCTCGACCCACCGCGTCCGCCCGCGCCGCCGGCACCGCCACCGGCGCCATTGCCGGAACAACCGTTGCGGCTGTCTGCCGACGCACTGTTCGGTTTCGACAGCGCCGTGCTCAGCGCCGAAGGCCAGCAGGCGGTGCAGGGCATCCTGGCGCAGGTGCGCGAGGCGGCGCAGGTGCAGTCGATCCGGGTGACCGGGTACACCGACCGCATCGGCAGCGCCAGCTACAACCAGGCGTTGTCGCAGCGCCGCGCCGACGCCGTGCGCAACGCACTGGTGCAGGGTGGGGTGCCTGCCGGCAGCATCAGTGCCGAAGGCCGCGGGGCCGCCGAGCCGATCGTGCAGTGCGAGCAGCGCAACCGCCGCGAGCTGATTGCCTGCCTGGCACCGAATCGGCGGGTGCAGATCGCCGGGATGGCCCATCCGCGCTGA